In Thermomonas paludicola, the following are encoded in one genomic region:
- a CDS encoding barstar family protein has protein sequence MNDDDFALALDDPRQAGVFFVTADDLTVLASAAHDADLLVRQIDLAGCEGKELLLQRIAEALATPAGQGRNWDALGDQLRDLSWLPAQGYALLFAHADALRDAGEAAFDVLLDILDETTVDWQERNRPFWAFLALPDEDFPDAP, from the coding sequence ATGAACGACGACGATTTCGCATTGGCGCTGGACGATCCGCGACAGGCGGGCGTTTTTTTCGTCACCGCAGACGACCTCACGGTGCTGGCCAGCGCCGCGCACGACGCCGACCTGCTGGTGCGCCAGATCGACCTGGCGGGCTGCGAAGGCAAGGAGCTCCTGCTGCAGCGCATCGCCGAGGCGCTGGCAACCCCTGCCGGGCAGGGCCGCAACTGGGATGCGCTGGGCGACCAGCTGCGCGACCTGTCCTGGCTGCCTGCCCAGGGCTATGCGCTGCTGTTCGCACACGCCGATGCCCTGCGCGACGCGGGCGAAGCGGCCTTCGACGTGCTGCTGGACATCCTGGATGAAACCACGGTGGATTGGCAGGAGCGCAACCGGCCGTTCTGGGCATTCCTGGCGCTGCCCGACGAGGATTTCCCGGACGCGCCGTGA
- a CDS encoding GNAT family N-acetyltransferase: protein MDRRTAPTFRNATEDDLAALVALVTCSYRGDTSRAGWTTEADLLDGNRIDADVLRADLQRPLSRVVVMEESAALVACAHVCADGDAGYFGMFAVAPERQGSGIGKQLLAECERIAGDDWQLPAMRMTVIDVRDELIAFYQRRGYRRTGVFKPFPYGDARFGLPKRADLRFEVLEKRLRAEALA, encoded by the coding sequence ATGGACAGACGCACCGCCCCCACCTTTCGCAACGCCACCGAAGACGATCTCGCCGCGCTGGTCGCACTGGTGACGTGCAGCTATCGCGGCGACACCAGCCGCGCGGGCTGGACCACCGAAGCCGACCTGCTGGACGGCAACCGCATCGACGCCGACGTGCTGCGCGCGGATTTGCAACGCCCACTCAGCCGCGTCGTGGTCATGGAAGAGAGCGCCGCGCTGGTGGCCTGCGCGCATGTCTGCGCCGATGGCGACGCCGGCTATTTCGGCATGTTTGCGGTCGCACCGGAGCGGCAGGGCAGCGGCATCGGCAAACAGCTGCTGGCCGAATGCGAACGCATCGCTGGCGACGACTGGCAGCTGCCGGCGATGCGCATGACGGTGATCGACGTGCGCGACGAGCTGATCGCCTTCTATCAGCGCCGCGGTTACCGCCGCACCGGCGTCTTCAAGCCATTCCCCTATGGCGATGCGCGATTCGGCCTGCCCAAGCGCGCTGACCTGCGCTTTGAAGTGCTGGAAAAACGCCTGCGCGCGGAGGCGTTGGCATGA
- a CDS encoding non-heme iron oxygenase ferredoxin subunit: MSDTWTFVCTTLDLLPGEMKVAFDEATGTPIAVFNLDGMFYALEDQCTHEDFELSAGHFDAATGQVECVLHGARFDVREGSALCAPAYEPVAKFPVKVEDGKVFVRDDR, encoded by the coding sequence ATGAGTGACACCTGGACCTTCGTCTGCACCACGCTGGACCTGCTGCCGGGCGAAATGAAAGTCGCGTTCGACGAGGCGACCGGCACCCCGATCGCGGTGTTCAATCTGGACGGCATGTTCTACGCGCTGGAAGACCAGTGCACGCACGAGGATTTCGAACTGTCGGCCGGGCATTTCGACGCCGCCACCGGCCAGGTGGAATGCGTGCTGCACGGCGCGCGCTTCGACGTGCGCGAAGGCAGCGCACTGTGCGCACCCGCCTACGAACCGGTCGCCAAGTTCCCGGTCAAGGTGGAAGACGGCAAGGTGTTCGTGCGCGACGACCGCTGA